Genomic DNA from Gemmatimonadota bacterium:
AAGCGCAGGCGGAACGTCATGTACCGGCCCAGCCGCGGGCCGCCGATGGTCGGCCTGTAGGCGCGGTCGAACAGGTTGAGCGCGTCGGCTGTGAGCCAGATGTTCTGCGCTCCCGGAAGCTTGTAGCCGATGTTCAGGTCCGCCAGGGCGTAGCCGCTCACTTCGCCGATGAACACCGCCGAGTTGAAGGGGAAGCCGTTCACCGCGCGGCCCCTCAGGTTGGCGTTGAATCCGGCCTCTTCGTTGCGGTAGCGCAACCCCAGCGAGCCCTTGGCCGTTGTCGCGTTGAGCGGCACGATCTCCTCGCCCGTGTCGAACTCGTCGTCGTTGACCAACGACAGCGACCCTGACACCTCCCAGCTATCGTCGAGGATGATCGTTGCGGAAACGTCCCCACCCCACATATCCACATCCGCGAGATTCTGGTACGTCAGCAGGATCGCCGCGTCCGACCCGCCGGCCTCCGGGGACGTGATCACGCCGAGCGGGATGCTTCCGAGCTGAGTGGCGATGGCCCCCGCGTTGGCCGGTCCCACGAACGGCGTCAGGTAGGCGGCAAGGTCCGCCCCGTTCAGGAACACGTTCGGCGTGACGTTGCGCAGCGCCGAAATGAAGTCGTCGATGCGGCTGTAGTACGCGTTCGCCGCCAGCAGCACCCGATCCGCCAACAGGCCCTTGTAGCCCACCTCGATGGTGTTCGTGATCGTGGGCTTGAGCGCGGGTATGTCCTCGATACTGCCTGCCGGCTCGAAGCTGGCCGTGGACGGGTTGAGCGTCAGGACTGAAACCCCGACCTGCTGTTCGCTGGGCACGGGCAGCGAGCCCAGTATTGCGGCCAGCGTCGGATCAATCGTGCCCGCTACGGCCACCGCCTCGGCCCACAGTTGAGCCGTCGTCGTCGGGTGGAACTCGCGCGGATTGGAGCCGAACACCAACCCGAAGGGGCTCGTGTGATCGGGCAGCGCGACGCCCTCCCGGCGCTGGAACGCCAATCCGTCCTTGGTGACGCCCTGGGCGCGGATGTCGTAGCGGAACGGACCACCCAGAGGGACGCTCTGTCCGGAGATGTCCAGGAACAGGTTGAGCGTGCTGGGCGTGCCGAACGAACGGTTGAAGGTCAGCCGGAGACTGTTCGCCTCGTCCGGGCTGAACACGAGCGCCGCGCGCGGCGAGTAGACTGGATCCTCCAGCGCGTCGCTCTTGTCCACGCGCAGCGCCGCGACCAGATCCAGCTTGTCGCCGATGTCGGTCTCGGACTGGACGTACCCGCCGAACTCGTTGAACTCGTCGGAGTCCTCGTTATTGCCGTTGATCGTCCCCTCTGTCTGCGGATTGGTGCGCAAGAAGTCGAAGCCGTAGACGAAGCGCTGCCGGTCGGCGACGGCGGTGGCGTTCTGGATCTGCGCCACGAAGAGCGAGGACTTGTCGACGAGCGGCCTACCCGACCTGAGCAGGTAGGAGTCCGAGTTGTCGCTCTTGTTGAAGAAAAGCTGAGCGAACGCGGACTTGTAGAGCGCGCGCACCTGCCCATAGTTGTATCCCCAGTCCTGCACCTGGGCGGCGCCCAACCCGGTCAGGTCGATGCTGTTGCTGGTCTTGGAGTGGCCGCCGGCGAAGATCAGCGTGGTCTCCTCGTCCGGTCGCACGTCGATCCGGCCGTCGACCGCCCAGCGCTCCAGGTCGTAGTCCCTGCCAGCCGCCACGTTGTCGACCGACTCCCGGAGCACGGCCAAACCCTCCGACGTCCCCAGATTGAGGCCCGCGTCGAAGTTGCGGCAAGCCAGGTTGGTGGGGCCGAAATCGGCGAGGCACGCCGCGGCGATCGTCTGCTGCTCCGCCTCGTCGGGATCGACGAAGCGGAAGTCGTCGCCCG
This window encodes:
- a CDS encoding TonB-dependent receptor, giving the protein MISTRRVVVVGALLLAVVSPAAAQTGAVAGTVRAAASEAGFSRAGTPLATVLVRVLGDGDQLVANALTTSEGTFRIANIPAGTYTVVFTSAGWVEQRETGVTVSAGQTASLTVAMGEQVFNLNPITVTASKTEEKVLEAPAAIEVVNTNDIAEQPATTIAEHIKDLPGVDVLPTGLQGGYVVVRGFNNIFSGASLTMTDNRIARVPSLRANILHFNPTTNLDLERIEVVLGPGSALYGPNASSGVIHSITKSPIDYPGGAISFGGGFRQQTDVSGADVVFAGDTIPFPGFESSDEGVIHAEGRYAYRASERFGVKVSGQYFSGDDFRFVDPDEAEQQTIAAACLADFGPTNLACRNFDAGLNLGTSEGLAVLRESVDNVAAGRDYDLERWAVDGRIDVRPDEETTLIFAGGHSKTSNSIDLTGLGAAQVQDWGYNYGQVRALYKSAFAQLFFNKSDNSDSYLLRSGRPLVDKSSLFVAQIQNATAVADRQRFVYGFDFLRTNPQTEGTINGNNEDSDEFNEFGGYVQSETDIGDKLDLVAALRVDKSDALEDPVYSPRAALVFSPDEANSLRLTFNRSFGTPSTLNLFLDISGQSVPLGGPFRYDIRAQGVTKDGLAFQRREGVALPDHTSPFGLVFGSNPREFHPTTTAQLWAEAVAVAGTIDPTLAAILGSLPVPSEQQVGVSVLTLNPSTASFEPAGSIEDIPALKPTITNTIEVGYKGLLADRVLLAANAYYSRIDDFISALRNVTPNVFLNGADLAAYLTPFVGPANAGAIATQLGSIPLGVITSPEAGGSDAAILLTYQNLADVDMWGGDVSATIILDDSWEVSGSLSLVNDDEFDTGEEIVPLNATTAKGSLGLRYRNEEAGFNANLRGRAVNGFPFNSAVFIGEVSGYALADLNIGYKLPGAQNIWLTADALNLFDRAYRPTIGGPRLGRYMTFRLRFDF